In Gopherus evgoodei ecotype Sinaloan lineage chromosome 7, rGopEvg1_v1.p, whole genome shotgun sequence, the sequence TAGGTAGTGACCCAATCATTGAAGAGTTGCTTTGTGATGGCCTGGGGGTTGGTGATTTCAGCCCTGTTCAGAGTTCATTCatgttcacatcacaaaacctCAATCACAGCTGGAGGTTTAGCTCAAATGTCAAGACAGAGACATGATGGAGATGTAACTACTCTCTCACCACAAGGGATGATCCTTCCAGATCAGAGATTAAGCACATTGGCAGGGTGGCAATCCTGTACTGCTCCTGCGAGCACTGTACTTGTTCTGTGCATCAGAAAAAGGTCAGACTGGTGCCTTACATACTGAATTCACAGTTCATAGTATAATACACCGACTCATTCTGTCATTTTCATGATATTCTCAATAGGTTAGGAGATCAAACCGGTAATCTCATTTAACTAGAAATATGGCAATTTAGCTATAATCTCATAATACCAGCAGAGGAaagtgaagaaaataaataaaatgccatCCAAGTTAAAGTTAATACAGTAACAATGCATGCAGCTGCTAACAgagaagaaattttaaaaatttaggaaaaagaaaaaaattcagaacagTGTAGCCTACACATCTATGCTTTGTGAATGATTGACAAAAGACAAATACATTAAGAGAGAGTTCATTACTGCAGCAGACACAATAATGGATTTTCTGGAAGCAGGATCTCCTAAACAAAGTGCATGAAAGAAAGCAGCTAAGAAGAGAGATGCATTGTAACCTTTAAAAGGAATAAGCAACATTGCACTCCTTTACACCTTTCCTGTAATGGGCTCTGTGCAAGAGCAGGGATCCACGCACATGGAGCTTATGGCAGAAAGAAAGCCCTAGTGCATCATGCTTAAGGGCGAAATTGAGAAATAACAGTGACACATATGAAACTTTAGTATATTTTCAGGCTTTAAAATTTCATTATGTGCTGCTCTTTGTCCTCAGTTCAGCATGTTCTGGTGCCTTTGATGCTCTTAAAACTCCTATAATTTTTGTGCCATCTGATTCTCAAATATTACGTTCTGTGAAATAGCATCTGAAAATGAAGAGATGGCAAGAGCTGTTTGGTGAGAATACAGTGATGAGAGCTCAGGAAGACAGGAGCAATGCAAAAATCTGTTGTTTCAGACTTTCACAATTAATTGAAGTACTTGTAAAGAGAAAGTCATCATCATCAGACACCCAGCAACAGCCAGGGCTGACTGTTAAGCATGATGAGCATGCACAACCACTGAGATCCACTGAAGGGACAAACACTGTCAAATCTGGGAATGGTTCTCAAAACAAGATAGATAAACAAAACAGATGgagaatattaaataaaaaccttatttttttaaaagaacctttTAGGTGTATTTGAAGTAgcaaaagaatatttaaaaacacaataaatTGTCACTATAGATGACAGGATAGAAGGAATGCAGGTTTTATTCGTATTTGTTATGATATATATTCAAATAAGATTTCAATTTCTAGAAGAATTTTGTAAGTATTTCTTTGAATGCAATTAATGTCAAGATGTTAATATTACAGTATTAATGTAATACACAAAAGAGGTGACAAAGTTAATATGGAAATAACACCTCTATTTTAAACAATATAGATTTTCTTTTGGAATCAACAAAAAAAGTGGGTAAATTTCCACCCCTCCCTATGCTATTGTGACCTTTCCACATCAACAGCCTTTGACCAAATTGATAGTATTTTTCTTCCAAAACTGTGTGGATGCCAATAGATTGGTATATCTAAATGCATATGCAAAGAATCCTATTGAGATCTGAATACCTTCTCCTTCTCCACTTCTATATTTCCCTTCCTCTTTCCTTAAAATACACAGTATATAGAAGTATTTTATAAGAAACCAGAAATCAAGAAAGTAACCAAATTTCTCTTATTTTTTCCTGAGTGGTTTGATCAGAACTCATGTGATAAGAGAAAGCTCTTCTTATTTTACTATATATGTATTTAACTCAATCAAAGTCTGCTCAGCTTCTAGAACATGTAGTTTACAGAAGGTTTATTCAGCTGTTTAACTGACTTTTTTCTAAAATAGACAATGATTATAGATACATACCACTTAGTAATAATTCCTCTCATGCCTCCTTAGAATGTCATTTTCCTTTTGGGGTGCTACATCCATTTGATATTCTGTAAAGAAATTTCAATCTGAACTAGCTCCTGAACTGTTTAAGTGTAGAATTATCATTATAATGACTACACTGTCATGAAATATAATctaaaatagttatttttaaatgattcttaGAAAGCTCACAAACATCTATCAATTCACTTTCTTAAATCTGCCATTTGATCATACTAGTAACAACCTGTCAGCTTTAACTATTGGACTATTTGTTACCCTGTGTCCAGTACCCAGAAGCTCATTAATTACCTAAACTCTTTCTGTAGGTCTTGTTAATTACCCGTCTCCTGTCTCAGAGGACCTTGTTAATAACTTGTACACTCTCTCTAAAGCGGTCCTAACAACACATTAGAATTAAAGATGCTTTTCTTTTAGCACCTGTCAAGTGGTGTAAATTGAGAAATTTTCACATCAGTTTATTAGCCTACTGTACAAAGGTTTGGTCATTTTAtgaaggatttttatttttaaaaacaaatatctaTTTATTTAGGTGTGTTCAGTATAAAGACAACATGGCTGGTGTTCACAGATCAACCTCCTGAGAGCTCTATCAATTAATGGGAGCAATTACAATAATGAATGCAATATAATATATAGGGCAAAAGTTTCAAAGCAGTGGATTAGGAGTTATGAAGACAAATCCCATTACTGCTAAAGGATGACAAAGAATACTAGCATATATTGTACGCTTAGTGACTTTTCATTGGCTGCATAGTGTAAATGCCTTAGAACTAATGGATttataaacatttacaaaaagtGTTTTCTTTTACTGTAAGGCTATAACAGATTTCAAAAATTAAGAAGTTAGCACAGAAGTCTCTAATGCACATTTACATCAGATaataagaaaggaagaaaataaccTTACTATTTACATAatactttacatcttcaaagcccCTAATCAATTCTAATATTCTCACAAAAATTTTAAGGGGTACAGAAgcatcatccctattttacaaataaggaaactgaagcagtaaggttaaatgacttgctcaagggtACAGAAGGAGCTCTTGCCTGAGCTCAGATTATCAGAAATTACAAGTTCCTATACCTCCATATTCCCAACATTTCTTACTCTTGCCGATTTTATTGTAATTCTCTAACAGAAGGTTAACCCTTATTAAGCTTACCagaacaatgaaaacaaaatcctgCTTTCCCAAGGGCTACTGCATTCATTTAACTGTTGGGAACAAATAGGTGCTGTAAGCAAACTACTGGCATCTCTCCCCACTTCTGAAGTAGCAAATacaattactttttattttcataatgtaTTGTTTTATAACAGCAAGGATGATCAATAAGGTGGGCAACTAATGGATTGGCTAGGTGATGAACAAAAGCCTCCTTCCAGGAACTCAATTAGCCAACAATTAACTATACTGTCAGGAAATGCTATTCCtcaaattattattgtttaatcaaaAATGCCAAACTAAATTAATTAGGATTAACTTGGGGTCTGATCTAAAGCTCACTgtagtcaatagaaagactcgcATTAACTTCAAGAGGCATGGTAGACCCAccgagagagagtgtgtgtgtgtgtgtaagttagCCACCTAATTACCTTTGAGTATGTGTGCTCCAGGTATCTTAGATAAtaaatcagacaaaaaaaaattgccagtctTTTTCAGATTCACTTGATCCAGACAAAAACTTGTATCATCCCAATCTCCAGTCAGCTATggtcaaaaccaaaaccaaagccACCACTTCAAACCTTAAGTCCCAGATTCGAAAAGGCAATACACTTCCTTCAACATTAAAAGCTTAATGGTCAGCCATCCTGATGCCTGAGAAAAACAGACCCTGTCCTACCAACCTTCATACACAATAGTTTTACATTCTTCATGTGGTCTCCATGTAAACTGTGTAAATGACATTTCAGCCTTGAGGTTCTATCAGATAATCTTCAGATACATGCTGCATGAGGCCAGGTATATGGTTTCTTTGTAATTTAAGCAAGACAAGTGCATTTGTCTATCGTTTACATTACCTTGCCTTTTAAACCTCTAGTTGGGAAATGTACCCAGATATTTCTGAGTGTACTAAGATGGGGAGAACTGGAGGAAGGCTCCGGGGATCatatcaagtttgatataacgcggtttcacctataacacggtaaaaatttttggctcctgagaacagtgttatatcgaggtaggggTGTAATAAATTCATCATTTTTACTTACAAATAAACGTATACAATAAAGCACAAAGATTATATACTTGAACACAAACACATTTTCATTTATATAACATGCTCAAGACATCAGGTCCAAATAAAGTAAAACCTACCTAGATGCCGGCAACGTGCTTGTGGGTTTGAAGTTTGTTGTAAACGGATTACGTGAATTATAATCAAAACTCTCCTTATGACTTTCAAATGCACTAGGTGATTTCAAGTCAGTGGAACTGTCAGATCCCCCATTGCTAAGTTTGTCCAACTTCTTGCCATCTTTTTTTCCAGTCACTCTTTCAAAAAGGCTAActttctcctttttctcttttttaatttctttttttatttcaacagGCTTGGAAAACAGACTTATGTTTTGGTCCCACGATGCAGAGCTTTCTTCAAATGGATTTTTCTGTCTTGGCAGCGTTGCAAACTTTTGGGGCAATGAAGCACTCGCATTTGTAAAGGGGTCATTTTGTGCTTCAGATGCTGATTTGCTTTCATCAGCTGTGTTGTCAAGCTGGTTCATTTTAGAAGTATCAGCACTTAATGTCCTCCTATGTGGAGATTTTAGACTTCCTGCAAACAATTTTGTTGTTAGTTTATAAGCAGTGATACATTACCTCACACTTTATGTTCAGTGGAGAACTCAAGTTATTAAATTCAGGTTTAGAAGTTTTGCAATTGGTTCCAATTtcaagagacaatttttactgagctttaaaaaaaagcaaagcagTTGTGGTTCCCAGTATGTGGTTAAGGAATTTTTAAGGAATCCATATGCTCTGCAATAAGCACTTATTTTCTGTCTCAGTGGTTTTCACGCTGAGGTCCGCGAGGGTACTCCAGGGGGATCTGCAAATCATGTCCAACGCCActggccccactgatcagcaaCATGCAGGacatgctgggagggaggaggagtggggatggggcgtGCTCAAGGGAGCGAAGAGGAGGGGcaaaggcagagaagaggtggggtgaggccagggtctggggctgagcaggggctgagcaccccTGAGGAAAATTAGAAGCCGGTTTGGGGAtctgtgaaaaattttaaattaaaatgagggTCCTTGGgctgctaaagtttgagaaccgctgatatGAAAATTAGGTTGTACACACAAGGTGGTTGTGACTAGTTTGAAGTTGTAGAACAATACATTTTTGTCATTTTCTAAAAGAAATTTTGCACAACTAGAAgtatttttaattctttatctACATTAGAGTTACTCTGGTGACAGTTTCTGGACATTCTAAAAAACATgatcagattatttttttcttaaacatttctgACCAGTTAAACTATGTTTTGTATTGGATTGCTACGTAAAATGTAACGTTATTACTGTATGCTTTAAACTTAGGAAAAAATGGGCAATGAAACAGTCACAGAAGCTGGTTATTCCCTGTTTCTTGGCAACATTTAAATAGGAAATGGGCATTACCTACTGATCTAAATAAAAAGGCAAGACTTCTATGAATTAACCTACTGTACagagaaataattttaaacttCTTTGTCTGGAATTTACAGCATGCACTAAACGCAATAGATTCTTAAATGTTTTCACACTGATAGCAACGAGACTACAATCATAATGGCTAAGATGAAGAAAAACATGTTTTACTTACCATTTTCGTCAACAGAAGTAAAAGATTCTAACTGACTTCTGAAAAGGTGTGTATGCTCAATTGTGCTGGATTTCATTTTTTCTGAAGACACATGTGATCCAGTTAAGTCAGACATTGAATGAGCTGAAGATAATCGCTGAGGTCCCAAAAGgaaaggtttttttggttttgattttatttgtatttcattaCTAGACATGTCCATGTTCGCATCAGGTATGTGAGTACTCAGAATGATTGCAGAGGATGTATCCGAAAGCGTCCCATCATTCTTTCGACCCTTCATTTTGTCTTTCAGTTTAGCAAAGGGGG encodes:
- the RAB11FIP2 gene encoding rab11 family-interacting protein 2 isoform X2 is translated as MLAEQAQKWFPTHVQVTVLQAKDLKPKGKNGTNDTYTIIQLGKEKYSTSVAEKTLEPIWKEEASFELPGLLMQGNPEKYILYLIVMHRSLVGLDKFLGQVAINLNDIFEDKQRRKTEWFSLESKQGKRTKDRGEIKVNIQFMRNNMTASMFDLSMKDKTKSPFAKLKDKMKGRKNDGTLSDTSSAIILSTHIPDANMDMSSNEIQIKSKPKKPFLLGPQRLSSAHSMSDLTGSHVSSEKMKSSTIEHTHLFRSQLESFTSVDENGSLKSPHRRTLSADTSKMNQLDNTADESKSASEAQNDPFTNASASLPQKFATLPRQKNPFEESSASWDQNISLFSKPVEIKKEIKKEKKEKVSLFERVTGKKDGKKLDKLSNGGSDSSTDLKSPSAFESHKESFDYNSRNPFTTNFKPTSTLPASRISNGCSTPKGK
- the RAB11FIP2 gene encoding rab11 family-interacting protein 2 isoform X1, producing MLAEQAQKWFPTHVQVTVLQAKDLKPKGKNGTNDTYTIIQLGKEKYSTSVAEKTLEPIWKEEASFELPGLLMQGNPEKYILYLIVMHRSLVGLDKFLGQVAINLNDIFEDKQRRKTEWFSLESKQGKRTKDRGEIKVNIQFMRNNMTASMFDLSMKDKTKSPFAKLKDKMKGRKNDGTLSDTSSAIILSTHIPDANMDMSSNEIQIKSKPKKPFLLGPQRLSSAHSMSDLTGSHVSSEKMKSSTIEHTHLFRSQLESFTSVDENGSLKSPHRRTLSADTSKMNQLDNTADESKSASEAQNDPFTNASASLPQKFATLPRQKNPFEESSASWDQNISLFSKPVEIKKEIKKEKKEKVSLFERVTGKKDGKKLDKLSNGGSDSSTDLKSPSAFESHKESFDYNSRNPFTTNFKPTSTLPASSFTMNSASIEDFRKKRDGNPFDATAGYRNLTYEEVLQELVKHKEQLKKKDTHIRELEDYIDNLLVRVMEETPSILRVPYEPSRRAGKFSKS